From Virgibacillus natechei, the proteins below share one genomic window:
- a CDS encoding CoA-acylating methylmalonate-semialdehyde dehydrogenase, with protein sequence MDKMSTLEEVSHYINGEKVKGENDKYGYVYSPSNGQKIATVPYASDEEVDGAIQLAKKAAAKWAKTSVGKRVEVLFKFRQLLVENTEELARVLGKENGKTIPDAKGEVSRGIESVDLAIGAPQILKGEHSVNVGGDINAYSMKQPLGVVTCISPFNFPVMVPLAMSVMAVAVGNAMILKPSEKVPHSALLISELWEKAGLPAGIWNVVNGDKDTVNAIITHKDIQAISFVGSTKIAEMIHETGTKHHKRVNAFGGGKNHMVIMPDADLDKAVDSFLGAAYGSASQRCMAISVAMPVGKETAAVFTDKLKEKVKNLRAGSYEDETADFGAVISAEAKQGILDAIDDAVNEGANIVVDGRNPDVENKEGFYLGATLLDNITPDMNMYKEEVFGPARPIIEVGSIDEAINLINDHQYGNGVAVFTNSGRDARRFTQEIEVGMVGVNVPIPIPVGYHNFGGWKDSRFGEGQMFGPDTARFFTKTKTVSERWFELDDSDETNFNFPTS encoded by the coding sequence ATGGATAAAATGTCGACTTTAGAAGAAGTATCACATTATATCAATGGCGAAAAAGTAAAAGGGGAGAACGATAAGTATGGTTATGTATATAGCCCATCTAACGGGCAAAAAATAGCTACTGTTCCTTATGCTTCAGATGAAGAAGTGGACGGGGCGATACAATTAGCAAAAAAGGCTGCTGCAAAATGGGCAAAAACTTCTGTAGGAAAAAGGGTTGAAGTACTATTTAAGTTCCGCCAATTATTAGTAGAAAATACGGAAGAATTAGCACGGGTGTTAGGGAAGGAAAACGGTAAAACGATTCCTGATGCAAAGGGAGAAGTAAGCAGAGGAATCGAATCGGTTGATTTAGCAATTGGGGCACCACAAATACTTAAAGGCGAGCATTCTGTAAATGTTGGTGGAGACATAAATGCTTATTCGATGAAACAACCACTAGGCGTTGTAACATGTATATCTCCATTTAATTTCCCAGTTATGGTACCGCTCGCAATGAGTGTGATGGCTGTAGCTGTGGGGAATGCAATGATCTTAAAGCCATCTGAAAAAGTTCCACATTCTGCTCTTTTAATCTCAGAACTATGGGAGAAGGCTGGTTTACCTGCTGGCATTTGGAACGTGGTAAATGGTGATAAAGATACGGTGAATGCCATCATTACACATAAAGATATCCAAGCGATAAGCTTTGTAGGTTCTACGAAAATAGCAGAAATGATCCACGAAACAGGTACCAAGCATCATAAACGAGTAAATGCCTTTGGTGGTGGGAAAAACCACATGGTTATTATGCCGGATGCAGATCTTGATAAAGCAGTTGATTCGTTTCTAGGTGCAGCTTACGGTTCAGCATCACAACGTTGTATGGCAATTTCTGTAGCAATGCCAGTTGGAAAAGAGACAGCAGCAGTATTCACGGACAAATTAAAAGAAAAAGTGAAAAATCTAAGAGCTGGTTCGTATGAAGATGAAACTGCAGACTTCGGAGCAGTCATTAGTGCGGAAGCAAAACAGGGCATTTTAGATGCAATTGATGACGCGGTCAATGAAGGAGCTAATATTGTAGTAGATGGTAGAAACCCTGATGTTGAGAACAAAGAAGGATTTTATCTTGGTGCTACGTTACTAGATAATATCACTCCTGATATGAATATGTACAAAGAAGAAGTGTTTGGTCCAGCTCGTCCAATCATTGAGGTTGGTTCAATTGATGAAGCGATAAACTTAATCAACGATCATCAGTATGGCAATGGTGTGGCGGTATTTACCAACAGCGGCCGAGATGCCCGTAGATTTACCCAGGAAATTGAAGTGGGTATGGTTGGTGTAAACGTGCCTATTCCTATCCCTGTTGGCTACCATAACTTCGGCGGTTGGAAAGATTCACGTTTTGGAGAAGGTCAGATGTTTGGACCGGATACCGCGCGATTCTTTACCAAAACAAAAACAGTATCTGAAAGATGGTTTGAACTGGACGATTCTGATGAAACGAACTTTAATTTTCCTACTAGTTAA
- a CDS encoding IS3 family transposase — protein sequence MEELTSTFSVTGLCIIASVSRSGFYKWRNRQNQSLTRKQKEDEHIKDLIVHFDHLFNHTYGYPRLTEEINDIHFKKVNHKRVYRLQKQLGIQAQIFKKKVRYKHEGYKAQNVLNRDFRAKKPFEKWVTDITYLSTGITRLYLSTILDLCTKEVVSYHVSEHNDNDLVVQTLNKALEKGSVDGTMIHSDQGHQYTSHAYTNLLEENDMVKSMSRKANCWDNAPIESFFGRLKEESMRIHKPKTKQEIRRVIDDYMDLYNHRRRQKKLGGQAPINYKHTIAA from the coding sequence ATTGAAGAACTAACATCCACTTTCAGTGTTACAGGCCTTTGTATCATCGCTTCTGTATCAAGAAGTGGTTTTTATAAATGGCGGAACAGGCAAAACCAATCTCTTACGAGGAAACAGAAGGAAGATGAACATATAAAAGATTTAATCGTTCATTTTGATCATTTATTTAATCACACATACGGCTATCCACGATTAACGGAAGAAATAAATGATATTCATTTTAAAAAAGTGAATCATAAACGTGTCTATCGATTACAAAAACAACTAGGCATTCAAGCTCAAATATTTAAGAAAAAGGTACGGTATAAGCATGAAGGATATAAAGCCCAGAATGTATTAAATCGGGATTTCCGAGCGAAGAAGCCATTTGAGAAATGGGTAACGGATATCACATATTTATCAACAGGTATCACACGATTGTATCTTTCAACCATTTTAGACCTTTGTACAAAAGAAGTCGTGAGCTATCATGTCAGTGAACATAATGATAATGACCTTGTGGTCCAAACCCTTAACAAAGCTTTAGAAAAAGGTAGTGTAGATGGAACGATGATTCATAGTGACCAGGGACATCAATATACGTCTCACGCCTACACAAACCTTCTAGAAGAAAACGATATGGTTAAGAGCATGTCACGAAAAGCTAACTGTTGGGATAACGCCCCAATTGAGAGTTTTTTTGGACGTTTGAAGGAAGAATCTATGCGCATACATAAACCAAAAACAAAACAAGAAATACGCCGGGTAATTGATGATTATATGGATCTCTATAATCACCGCCGGCGCCAGAAGAAATTAGGCGGTCAAGCGCCTATCAACTATAAACATACAATAGCAGCTTGA
- a CDS encoding transposase produces MTKQKRYSKEFKNKVVQYYNDNPGLGYLSLARFFDISSDESVRRWVKEKQSRGDEAFTPIPKNTNTKKKNTKRKTNEISTDRWEDPQESNERIAFLEAENAYLKKLIALRKGDSD; encoded by the coding sequence GTGACTAAACAAAAACGGTATTCCAAAGAATTTAAAAATAAAGTAGTTCAATATTACAATGATAACCCTGGACTCGGTTATCTTAGCCTGGCGAGATTCTTTGATATTTCTTCTGATGAGAGCGTTAGACGTTGGGTGAAAGAAAAGCAATCAAGAGGTGATGAAGCCTTTACACCTATACCTAAAAACACGAATACCAAAAAGAAGAACACAAAAAGAAAAACGAACGAAATCTCTACAGATCGGTGGGAAGATCCGCAGGAAAGCAATGAACGAATTGCTTTCTTAGAAGCGGAGAATGCTTATTTAAAAAAGTTAATTGCCTTAAGGAAGGGGGATTCCGATTAA
- a CDS encoding TetR/AcrR family transcriptional regulator, translating into MSGMTTRKLKALETKKALLETGLELFNKKGFDNVTVDEIAKTCNVSKGAFYVHFKTKYDIFNEKFKDIDDFYSTFLDKIPKNISAREKILTFFEAQMVYLRDNLGKDLIRTVYMNAMSLTIDKNHYLANPERNLYQIIYSFVQEGIDNKEFKEGIASEQASKLITRCMRGTIYDWMIFGDDLDLTQEITDFTSAVMDGLKR; encoded by the coding sequence ATGTCTGGGATGACAACGAGAAAGTTAAAAGCCCTTGAAACCAAAAAAGCGCTTTTGGAAACTGGTCTAGAACTTTTTAACAAGAAAGGGTTTGATAACGTTACAGTGGACGAAATTGCAAAAACTTGTAACGTGTCTAAAGGCGCCTTTTATGTACATTTCAAAACGAAATATGATATTTTCAATGAAAAATTTAAAGATATTGATGATTTTTATTCTACATTCTTGGATAAAATCCCTAAAAATATTAGTGCACGTGAAAAAATTCTTACATTTTTTGAAGCGCAGATGGTATATCTCCGGGATAATCTAGGGAAAGATTTAATTCGAACTGTTTACATGAATGCTATGTCACTCACTATCGACAAAAATCATTATTTAGCTAATCCGGAAAGAAATCTTTATCAAATTATCTATTCTTTTGTCCAAGAAGGCATTGATAATAAAGAGTTTAAGGAAGGAATAGCATCGGAACAAGCATCCAAATTAATTACCAGGTGTATGCGCGGCACGATCTATGATTGGATGATTTTTGGAGATGATCTTGACCTTACTCAAGAAATAACCGATTTTACATCTGCTGTTATGGATGGTTTAAAAAGGTAA
- a CDS encoding NAD(P)-dependent oxidoreductase, with translation MNTKKVGFIGLGNMGFPMASNLLKAGYTVYGMDVNRESEERFAEIGGEIGFVSAPLPDDVNVIFTSLPTPQVVETVYLGSEGLIANGGAPLTLIDLSTVSPEMNKKVANAALEKGIQYLAAPVSGSVSGAEAASLSVMVGGNKETFNDARPYFEGIGKNIFHVGEDHGLGTIVKLINNLMAGIHTQAMAEALAIADAVKLDHDVVYDIVNVSSGQSGIFTRNYKNFIAENEYYKGAFTTALLFKDIKLANHVSNLYGAKLPLGESLVNYLEDNIDGYADKDMSSVYLMLTEQKGEPVK, from the coding sequence ATGAACACGAAGAAAGTAGGGTTTATAGGTTTAGGGAATATGGGCTTTCCAATGGCAAGCAATTTATTGAAAGCTGGCTATACAGTTTATGGAATGGATGTAAATAGGGAAAGTGAAGAAAGGTTCGCTGAAATTGGAGGGGAAATTGGCTTTGTCTCTGCGCCCCTGCCTGATGATGTAAATGTTATTTTTACCAGTCTGCCAACCCCACAAGTAGTAGAGACTGTTTATTTAGGTAGTGAGGGTTTAATAGCAAACGGCGGAGCACCTTTAACACTAATTGACTTAAGTACCGTGTCTCCAGAAATGAATAAAAAAGTGGCGAATGCAGCGTTGGAAAAAGGTATTCAATACCTTGCTGCCCCAGTTAGTGGAAGTGTATCGGGAGCAGAGGCAGCTAGCTTAAGTGTAATGGTTGGAGGAAACAAAGAGACCTTTAACGATGCCAGGCCCTATTTTGAAGGGATAGGGAAAAACATCTTCCATGTTGGGGAAGATCATGGATTAGGAACTATTGTCAAATTAATAAATAATTTAATGGCTGGCATCCATACCCAAGCAATGGCAGAAGCTTTGGCGATCGCAGATGCTGTAAAGTTGGATCACGATGTAGTCTATGACATTGTGAATGTAAGTTCAGGGCAAAGCGGCATATTTACACGGAATTACAAAAATTTCATCGCCGAAAATGAATACTACAAAGGAGCTTTTACGACTGCACTTCTCTTTAAAGATATTAAACTGGCAAATCATGTTTCAAACTTGTATGGAGCAAAATTACCACTTGGCGAATCACTGGTAAATTATTTGGAAGATAATATAGACGGATACGCGGATAAAGATATGTCATCCGTATACCTTATGTTAACCGAACAAAAGGGAGAACCAGTTAAATAG
- a CDS encoding transposase — METLYFGNHSNIQLVMTTLNEAIKKGDVSNILIHSDQGNQFTSHEYTNYLQSNQMIKSMSRRGNCWDNAPIESFFGRLKEESVRIQKPRTIAQLYKTIEWYMNFYNNKRRQKGLGSKAPTQYQQSSAA, encoded by the coding sequence GTGGAGACCCTATACTTTGGTAACCACTCAAATATCCAATTAGTAATGACAACATTAAATGAAGCAATAAAAAAAGGAGATGTGAGTAATATCTTAATCCATAGCGATCAGGGAAATCAATTCACTTCTCACGAATACACAAATTATCTACAATCAAATCAAATGATAAAAAGCATGTCTAGAAGAGGCAATTGTTGGGATAATGCGCCAATCGAAAGTTTCTTTGGTCGTCTCAAAGAAGAATCTGTCCGCATCCAGAAACCTCGCACAATAGCACAGCTTTACAAAACGATAGAATGGTACATGAACTTCTATAACAATAAAAGAAGACAAAAGGGTTTAGGTTCAAAAGCACCTACACAATATCAACAAAGTTCAGCTGCCTGA
- a CDS encoding SDR family NAD(P)-dependent oxidoreductase — MQFDDKVVLITGAAGGIAVEAARAFAKEGAKLALVDLKKDALEKAAESIEAKEKLLLTANVAKENEVKEYVEKTKDYFGHIDVFINNAGINGDFATITEQTEENFRNVLDVNTMGVFFGLKYVLEVMKEQKSGAVVNTASNGGLLGAPGMSAYIASKHAVIGLNKSASMEMSEYGVRVNAVAPSGVDTEMMKSIEKNATGESSEEAREQFASTVPMNRYATAEEIADLMVFLASDKASFISGSYYRIDGGQGAQSV, encoded by the coding sequence ATGCAATTTGACGACAAAGTAGTATTAATTACAGGTGCTGCTGGAGGCATTGCTGTCGAAGCGGCAAGAGCATTTGCTAAAGAAGGGGCTAAACTAGCTTTAGTTGATTTGAAAAAGGATGCATTAGAAAAAGCAGCGGAGTCTATTGAAGCAAAAGAGAAATTATTGCTGACAGCGAATGTAGCGAAAGAAAATGAAGTGAAAGAATACGTAGAAAAAACAAAAGATTATTTTGGACATATTGATGTTTTCATTAATAACGCAGGAATTAATGGAGATTTTGCTACGATCACAGAGCAAACGGAGGAGAATTTCAGAAATGTACTTGATGTTAATACGATGGGCGTATTCTTTGGATTGAAATATGTGCTGGAAGTGATGAAGGAGCAGAAAAGCGGCGCTGTTGTTAACACTGCATCGAATGGCGGCTTATTAGGTGCACCAGGAATGAGTGCGTATATTGCATCGAAACACGCGGTTATCGGATTAAATAAATCGGCCTCTATGGAGATGTCAGAATACGGCGTACGTGTGAATGCCGTGGCTCCATCAGGTGTAGATACAGAAATGATGAAATCAATTGAAAAGAATGCAACAGGTGAAAGCTCAGAGGAAGCAAGAGAACAATTTGCATCTACTGTACCAATGAATCGCTATGCAACAGCAGAAGAGATTGCAGATTTAATGGTGTTCTTAGCGTCAGATAAGGCTTCATTTATAAGCGGATCCTACTATCGAATTGACGGAGGACAAGGCGCCCAGTCTGTTTAA
- the tnpA gene encoding IS200/IS605 family transposase has product MDGYRKSGHAVYDIKYHVIWVTKYRYKVLRGHIAVRTRELIRQGCEARGITILQGSVGKDHIHLLLSCPPSIAPSKVLQYLKGRLSRLLQDEFPELKKRYWGQHLWARGYFCATVGTVTDEIIRNYIANQFNEGKDDIFKIEE; this is encoded by the coding sequence ATGGACGGATATCGAAAAAGTGGTCATGCAGTGTATGATATCAAGTATCACGTAATATGGGTAACAAAATATAGATATAAGGTATTGCGGGGGCACATAGCAGTAAGGACAAGGGAATTGATTAGACAGGGTTGTGAAGCAAGAGGAATTACAATTTTGCAAGGAAGTGTCGGTAAAGACCATATTCACTTATTGTTATCCTGCCCGCCAAGTATTGCTCCAAGTAAAGTTTTGCAGTATCTAAAAGGGAGATTATCAAGATTATTACAGGATGAATTTCCAGAACTCAAAAAGCGCTATTGGGGTCAGCATTTGTGGGCAAGAGGATACTTTTGCGCCACAGTTGGAACGGTAACAGATGAGATAATAAGAAATTATATAGCCAATCAATTCAATGAAGGCAAGGACGACATATTCAAGATTGAAGAATGA